A genome region from Nocardia sp. NBC_01730 includes the following:
- a CDS encoding EXLDI protein: MPNKTIYVADDDLRLFQRAQELVGGNLSGAVVTALRRFIELEEGRLEGYDEIVLGVGRDGVRQVRFSGTLLGEWRDVNDTRIEHVRVYRTRKGKYVMHAQYSNWDEYPTDAGANLLKDWKDPKSWRRLLGVGQQDWGEFLFVVVDSLDELKGQLPDKFYRRVVDVAEGPKIEDLDI, translated from the coding sequence ATGCCCAACAAGACGATCTATGTTGCCGATGACGACCTCCGGCTCTTCCAGCGCGCGCAGGAGCTGGTCGGCGGCAACCTCTCCGGGGCGGTGGTCACGGCGCTGCGCCGGTTCATCGAACTCGAAGAGGGCAGGCTGGAGGGCTACGACGAGATTGTGCTCGGCGTGGGTCGCGACGGCGTTCGGCAGGTCCGGTTCTCCGGCACCCTGCTCGGGGAGTGGCGCGACGTCAACGACACTCGTATCGAGCACGTCCGGGTGTATCGCACCCGCAAAGGCAAGTATGTGATGCACGCCCAGTACTCGAACTGGGACGAGTACCCCACCGACGCGGGCGCGAATTTGCTCAAGGACTGGAAGGACCCGAAGAGTTGGCGCCGTCTGCTCGGCGTCGGACAACAGGATTGGGGCGAGTTCCTCTTCGTCGTGGTGGATTCGCTCGATGAGTTGAAGGGGCAACTGCCCGACAAGTTCTACCGGCGGGTGGTCGACGTGGCCGAGGGGCCGAAGATCGAGGATCTCGACATCTAG
- a CDS encoding anti-sigma factor family protein — protein MMDLTDDYTTWDAPYVLGSLTRAERQKYEEHLAGCPDCQAAVTGLAGMPGMLGLVDTETALAMIGPTESDAAEAVPPMPQLLPRLADAAERRRRRSRWVPIGTAVAAAAAAVAIAVPIAVTVTGSDKTGTSEQVFAQRRMEPLEPTPVSASFKLVPAGDKTRVVMSCSYAPSDQRYNWPLALYVTHNDGQQQELGRWPASPGTELTVDYTIDGPPDQVRTVEIRSAASGKVLLAGTV, from the coding sequence ATGATGGACCTCACCGACGACTACACCACGTGGGATGCGCCGTATGTGCTCGGCTCCCTCACCCGGGCCGAGCGCCAGAAGTACGAGGAGCACTTGGCGGGCTGCCCCGACTGCCAGGCCGCGGTGACCGGACTGGCAGGCATGCCCGGCATGCTCGGCTTGGTCGACACCGAGACCGCGCTGGCGATGATCGGGCCCACCGAGTCCGACGCGGCCGAGGCCGTGCCGCCGATGCCGCAGCTGCTACCCCGGCTCGCCGACGCGGCCGAGCGGCGCCGCCGCCGCAGCCGGTGGGTGCCCATCGGCACAGCGGTGGCGGCGGCCGCTGCCGCGGTGGCGATCGCGGTGCCCATCGCCGTCACAGTGACCGGGTCGGACAAAACGGGCACCTCAGAGCAGGTCTTCGCCCAACGCCGGATGGAGCCGCTGGAGCCGACGCCGGTCTCGGCGAGCTTCAAACTCGTTCCGGCCGGAGACAAGACGCGCGTCGTGATGTCCTGCAGCTACGCACCGAGCGACCAGCGCTACAACTGGCCCCTCGCCCTGTACGTCACCCACAATGACGGACAGCAGCAGGAACTCGGCCGATGGCCCGCGTCCCCCGGCACCGAGCTGACCGTCGATTACACCATCGACGGCCCGCCCGACCAGGTCCGCACCGTCGAGATCCGGTCGGCGGCCAGCGGCAAGGTGTTGCTGGCCGGAACGGTCTGA
- a CDS encoding lysophospholipid acyltransferase family protein — MEPPEVRLENSDSVYDFYREHRQNRLKAWGAYAILGRRYHPRVAYADGARELLRRVLAQGRPLLIAINHLSENDPYTVAAAAWRSGLRPVIGRVRVLAKDELFVAPDQRRKIDMMGGIPVFRGKDHGIRAVNAAGQHMMDVCAERMARGDGVAVFPEGTCNDVDPTKVQAVGSGIGHIAFRAMKLGAEPVLLSIGLSYGPRPDPTVQPTREEAKSASFYFGVPVLDLPTRPGDIARLVREDLQQALDGAVAVY, encoded by the coding sequence ATGGAACCGCCCGAGGTGCGACTCGAGAACAGCGACAGCGTGTACGACTTCTATCGCGAGCACCGCCAGAATCGACTGAAGGCTTGGGGAGCGTACGCCATTCTCGGCCGTCGATACCATCCGCGTGTCGCCTACGCCGACGGCGCGCGCGAACTGCTCCGCAGGGTGCTCGCGCAGGGGCGGCCGCTGCTGATCGCCATCAACCACCTGTCCGAGAACGACCCCTACACCGTCGCGGCCGCGGCCTGGCGCAGCGGGCTGCGGCCGGTGATCGGGCGGGTGCGCGTGCTGGCCAAGGACGAGCTGTTCGTGGCACCCGACCAACGGCGCAAGATCGACATGATGGGCGGCATCCCGGTGTTCCGTGGCAAGGACCACGGCATCCGCGCGGTGAACGCGGCCGGTCAGCACATGATGGACGTCTGCGCCGAGCGGATGGCCCGTGGCGACGGCGTCGCGGTGTTCCCGGAGGGCACTTGCAACGATGTCGATCCGACCAAGGTGCAGGCCGTTGGCAGCGGGATCGGGCACATCGCGTTCCGCGCGATGAAGCTCGGTGCCGAGCCGGTGCTGCTGTCCATCGGGCTGAGCTACGGGCCGCGCCCGGATCCGACGGTGCAGCCGACACGGGAGGAGGCGAAGTCGGCCAGCTTCTATTTCGGCGTGCCGGTGCTCGACCTGCCGACCCGGCCCGGTGACATCGCCCGGTTGGTGCGCGAGGACCTGCAACAGGCGTTGGACGGCGCCGTCGCGGTGTACTGA
- a CDS encoding YqgE/AlgH family protein, whose protein sequence is MARAEDPDDRQTRGGHGDRKRRDFRHGEQVVRAGTLLVSATELVEPTFRRTVVYIIEHNEAGSLGVVLNRPSDTAVHDVLPRWTDAVAAPRTLFIGGPVKRDAALCLGTVRVGARIENVPGLRRIDGRVVLVDLDADPQRVGPLVEGIRVFAGYAGWTVGQLEGELENDDWIVLSALPSDPISTGRPDLWAHVLRRQPLPLSLLATHPIELERN, encoded by the coding sequence GTGGCACGCGCAGAAGACCCGGACGATCGGCAAACTCGCGGCGGGCACGGTGACCGCAAACGGCGCGATTTCCGGCACGGCGAGCAGGTGGTGCGCGCGGGAACCCTGCTGGTATCGGCCACCGAACTGGTCGAACCCACCTTCCGGCGCACCGTCGTCTACATCATCGAGCACAACGAGGCGGGCAGCTTGGGGGTCGTGCTGAACCGTCCGAGCGACACGGCCGTGCACGACGTGCTACCCCGCTGGACCGACGCGGTCGCCGCGCCGCGCACGCTGTTCATCGGCGGCCCGGTGAAACGGGACGCGGCGCTGTGCCTCGGCACCGTCCGGGTCGGCGCGCGGATCGAGAACGTGCCAGGACTGCGCCGCATCGACGGCCGGGTCGTCCTGGTCGACCTGGATGCCGACCCCCAACGGGTCGGCCCCCTCGTCGAGGGCATCCGGGTCTTCGCCGGCTACGCGGGCTGGACCGTCGGGCAGCTGGAAGGCGAGCTGGAGAACGACGACTGGATCGTGCTGTCGGCGTTGCCGTCCGATCCGATCAGTACCGGCCGCCCCGACCTGTGGGCACACGTGCTGCGCCGCCAGCCGCTGCCCCTCTCCCTGCTCGCGACCCACCCGATTGAACTCGAACGCAACTGA
- a CDS encoding sigma-70 family RNA polymerase sigma factor: protein MRRIRGAADKPNKPDNQAELMRVLYRDHATALWRYTLGLVRDPGRAEDIVQETLLRAWQRPNVLDQSTTSARAWLFTVARNLVVDEHRSARNRREFRTDSPPEQPTPDQSDRALDGWLIADALGRLSGDHREVIVRAYYRGLSTHQIAEELAIPAGTVKSRMHYGMRALRLALQEMGVTNQ, encoded by the coding sequence GTGCGCAGAATACGCGGAGCGGCGGACAAGCCGAACAAGCCGGACAATCAAGCGGAGTTGATGCGGGTTCTCTATCGCGACCATGCCACCGCACTGTGGCGGTACACGCTTGGTCTGGTCCGAGACCCGGGCCGAGCCGAGGACATCGTGCAGGAGACATTGCTGCGGGCGTGGCAACGCCCGAACGTCTTGGATCAATCCACTACGTCGGCGCGGGCGTGGCTGTTCACCGTGGCACGCAATCTCGTGGTCGATGAGCATCGCAGCGCCCGCAACCGGCGCGAGTTCCGCACCGACAGTCCGCCCGAACAGCCGACGCCCGACCAGTCGGACCGCGCGCTGGACGGCTGGCTTATCGCGGACGCCCTGGGCAGGCTCAGCGGCGACCACCGTGAGGTGATCGTGCGTGCCTACTATCGAGGGCTTTCCACTCACCAGATCGCCGAAGAACTCGCCATCCCGGCGGGCACGGTGAAATCCCGAATGCACTACGGCATGCGGGCGTTACGACTGGCACTTCAGGAGATGGGGGTGACGAATCAATGA